One window of Canis lupus baileyi chromosome 21, mCanLup2.hap1, whole genome shotgun sequence genomic DNA carries:
- the OR8K1 gene encoding olfactory receptor 8K1 produces MNHMDKQNYTAVSEVTEFILMGITKNPRLQAPLFGIFFIIYLVTVTGNLGIIILTHLDSRLQTPMYFFLRHLSITDLGYSTVIGPKMMVNFVVHKNTISYHWCATQLAVFEIFIITELFILSAMAYDRYVAICKPLLYAVIMAEKVRWALVLVPYLYSIFVSLFLTIKLFKLSFCGSNIISYFYCDCLPLISLLCSDTHELELIILIFSGCNLLSSLLIVLVSYIFILVAIIRMNSTEGRYKAFSTCSSHLTVVTVFYGTLLFIYLQPKSSHTFDIDKMASVFYTLVIPMLNPLIYSLRNKEVKGALKRTLTNGCKIPT; encoded by the coding sequence ATGAACCATATGGATAAACAGAATTATACTGCAGTGAGTGAGGTGACTGAATTTATTCTCATGGGAATCACCAAAAACCCTCGACTTCAAGCACCCCTCTTTGGAATCTTCTTCATCATATACTTGGTCACGGTGACAGGCAATCTGGGCATAATTATCTTGACCCATTTGGACTCCAGGCTACAGACTCCGATGTACTTTTTCCTTAGACATTTGTCAATTACTGATCTTGGTTACTCTACTGTCATTGGCCCAAAaatgatggtaaattttgtggTGCACAAAAATACAATCTCCTACCATTGGTGTGCCACCCAGCTGGCAGTCTTTGAGATTTTCATCATCACTGAACTGTTTATTCTTTCAGCAATGGCCTATGATCGCTATGTAGCCATCTGCAAACCTCTTTTGTATGCGGTCATCATGGCAGAGAAGGTACGTTGGGCGCTGGTCCTTGTTCCCTATCTCTACAGCAtatttgtgtctctttttctcACAATTAAGTTATTTAAACTGTCCTTCTGTGGATCTAACATTATCAGTTATTTTTACTGTGACTGCCTTCCTCTCATATCCCTGCTCTGTTCTGACACACATGAGTTAGAattgatcattttaattttttcaggctgtaatttgctctcttctctcttgaTTGTTCTTGTATCctatatatttattcttgtgGCCATTATCAGAATGAACTCAACTGAAGGGAGATACAAAGCCTTCTCCACCTGTAGCTCCCATCTGACAGTGGTGACTGTGTTCTATGGGACATTACTCTTTATTTACCTGCAACCCAAATCCAGCCATACATTTGATATTGATAAAATGGCTTCTGTGTTTTATACTCTGGTGATCCCTATGCTGAATCCATTGATCTACAGCTTAAGGAACAAAGAAGTAAAAGGTGCTCTGAAGAGAACTTTAACCAATGGGTGCAAAATCCCCACTTAG